A genome region from Acinetobacter lwoffii includes the following:
- a CDS encoding septum formation initiator family protein, whose translation MSMLNVFDSTASKVLLGLAIILIAGFQYLYWFGEGGYHDHQQLTQKIQQQMELNDELKERNRVLAAEVYDLKNGIEAIEEHARLDLGLIKPRETFIQMSTISTQYKPIYLNPNSKVDLRTNESAEAPTTP comes from the coding sequence ATGTCAATGTTAAATGTATTCGACTCGACTGCGAGTAAAGTACTGTTGGGCCTTGCGATCATTTTGATCGCAGGGTTTCAATATTTATACTGGTTTGGTGAAGGTGGTTATCATGATCATCAGCAACTGACCCAGAAAATCCAGCAACAAATGGAATTGAATGATGAACTAAAAGAGCGTAATCGCGTTCTGGCGGCAGAAGTTTATGATTTGAAGAATGGTATTGAAGCCATCGAAGAACATGCGCGTTTAGATCTTGGCCTGATTAAGCCACGCGAAACTTTTATTCAAATGAGCACGATCAGTACTCAATATAAACCGATCTATCTTAATCCTAATTCTAAAGTAGACCTGCGAACCAATGAGTCAGCTGAAGCACCAACCACACCCTAA
- the cydB gene encoding cytochrome d ubiquinol oxidase subunit II, giving the protein MIEYELLKIIWWVLVGVLLIGFALTDGFDMGSMAIMPFVGKNDSERRAAINTIAPHWDGNQVWFITAGGALFAAWPMVYATAFSGMYWALLLVLFALFLRPVGFDYRSKLENTKWRNSWDWGLAIGGAVPALVFGVAFGNMFLGVPFTLDETVRSTYTGSFFALLNPFAIVCGLVSLSMLCAHGGAWLMLRTDGDLRQRSAKATQIMGLVYLATFLAAGAWLYFGGIQGYTLVTPFDTNGVANPLAKEVLTNANPGWMNNYSTYPITMAAPIAGILGGLIIVLAGGKNKAGLSFLGSSLAVIGAILTAGFALFPFLMPSSVNPVASLTMWDAVSSKNTLTVMTVAACIFVPLILIYTTWCYYKMWGVITNKHIEDNSHSLY; this is encoded by the coding sequence ATGATCGAATATGAATTATTAAAAATCATTTGGTGGGTGCTGGTAGGCGTATTGCTGATTGGCTTTGCCCTCACCGACGGCTTCGATATGGGCTCCATGGCGATCATGCCATTTGTGGGCAAAAATGATAGCGAGCGCCGTGCAGCGATCAATACCATTGCGCCGCACTGGGACGGTAACCAAGTCTGGTTTATTACTGCCGGCGGTGCTTTGTTCGCTGCCTGGCCAATGGTCTATGCAACCGCCTTCTCTGGCATGTACTGGGCACTGTTGCTGGTACTGTTTGCCCTATTCCTGCGTCCGGTCGGTTTTGACTATCGCTCAAAACTGGAAAATACCAAATGGCGCAATTCATGGGACTGGGGTCTAGCCATTGGTGGTGCAGTGCCTGCATTGGTCTTCGGTGTGGCATTCGGCAACATGTTCCTGGGTGTACCATTTACTTTAGATGAAACTGTACGTTCTACTTATACTGGTAGCTTCTTTGCCCTGCTCAATCCGTTTGCAATTGTCTGTGGTCTGGTCAGTTTATCGATGCTGTGTGCACATGGTGGTGCATGGTTAATGCTGCGTACTGATGGTGACCTACGCCAACGTTCTGCCAAAGCAACACAAATCATGGGACTAGTGTATTTAGCAACTTTCCTGGCAGCCGGTGCATGGTTGTATTTTGGTGGCATTCAGGGCTATACCTTAGTTACACCTTTTGATACCAATGGTGTTGCCAATCCGCTGGCCAAAGAAGTATTGACCAATGCCAATCCAGGCTGGATGAATAACTATTCGACTTATCCAATCACGATGGCAGCGCCTATTGCCGGCATTTTGGGTGGCTTGATCATTGTACTAGCAGGAGGTAAAAACAAAGCAGGCTTGAGCTTCCTGGGTTCATCTCTGGCAGTTATCGGTGCAATCCTGACTGCAGGTTTTGCCCTGTTCCCTTTCCTGATGCCTTCAAGTGTTAACCCGGTTGCAAGTCTGACCATGTGGGATGCGGTATCCAGTAAAAATACCTTAACCGTGATGACCGTTGCTGCCTGTATCTTTGTTCCATTGATCCTCATCTATACTACTTGGTGTTATTACAAGATGTGGGGCGTGATCACCAACAAACACATTGAAGATAATTCACATAGCCTGTACTAA
- the ispD gene encoding 2-C-methyl-D-erythritol 4-phosphate cytidylyltransferase, with protein MSQLKHQPHPKLWAILPAAGSGSRFSKTELKQYQMIQERTVLEHTVARLNQLPLTGYVLAIGEQDNVAKTLPFSSLEKAHFSLGGAERVNSVLNALNYLSQIASEDEWVLVHDAARPCVSQDCLQQLVNTAILQDQAAILAIPVRDTLKRVVTNFDIEETVDRSMLWQAQTPQMAKLGVLNRAIQQALKDGATITDEASALEHIGEPVSVVQGRSDNIKITYPDDLELARLILQAQA; from the coding sequence ATGAGTCAGCTGAAGCACCAACCACACCCTAAACTTTGGGCCATTCTTCCAGCTGCAGGTTCCGGTAGCCGTTTCTCCAAAACAGAACTGAAACAATATCAGATGATTCAAGAGCGAACTGTTCTTGAACATACGGTGGCTCGTCTGAATCAACTACCTTTGACAGGTTATGTTCTGGCGATTGGTGAACAGGACAACGTCGCAAAAACGCTACCATTTTCCAGTCTGGAGAAAGCCCATTTTTCTTTGGGTGGTGCCGAGCGGGTGAATTCCGTGTTAAATGCACTGAACTATTTATCTCAAATCGCTTCTGAAGATGAGTGGGTGCTGGTACATGACGCGGCGCGTCCCTGTGTTAGTCAGGATTGTCTGCAACAACTGGTCAATACGGCAATTTTACAGGATCAGGCTGCGATTCTGGCGATTCCAGTAAGAGATACACTTAAGCGTGTAGTAACCAATTTTGATATTGAGGAAACAGTGGATCGTTCAATGCTCTGGCAGGCACAAACACCACAAATGGCGAAACTGGGAGTCTTAAATCGTGCTATTCAACAAGCATTGAAAGATGGTGCTACGATTACTGATGAAGCCAGTGCGCTGGAACATATCGGTGAGCCGGTGAGTGTAGTACAAGGTCGTTCCGATAATATTAAAATTACCTATCCGGATGATCTGGAACTGGCCAGGCTGATTTTACAGGCTCAGGCTTAA
- the cydX gene encoding cytochrome bd-I oxidase subunit CydX, translating into MWYFAWILGVLMACFASVIAAIYMEQHQDLDEE; encoded by the coding sequence ATGTGGTATTTTGCTTGGATTCTGGGTGTACTGATGGCCTGTTTTGCCAGTGTGATTGCTGCCATTTACATGGAACAACACCAAGACCTGGATGAGGAATAA
- a CDS encoding CTP synthase translates to MTHFIFVTGGVVSSLGKGISAASVAALLEARGLKVTMVKMDPYINVDPGTMSPFQHGEVFVTEDGAETDLDLGYYERFLRRAKMTKLNNFTSGRVYQDVLNKERRGDYLGGTVQVIPHITDNIKERVLRAGEGYDVAIVEIGGTVGDIESLPFMESVRQLMVELGHKRTMLMHLTLLPYIKSAAELKTKPTQHSVKELLSIGIQPDILICRTEYDVDADTTRKIALFTNVEARAVVVCKDARSIYQIPRTFYEQNVDDLICERFGYNDLPEADLTDWDNVVEALLNPEYTVRVAMVGKYVELPDAYKSVNEALLHAGIQNRVKVQIDYVNAEELEGQDVAEVLKDADAILVPGGFGERGTEGKMKAIQFARENGVPFLGICLGMQLAVIEYARNVAGIADATSTEFNRSTKSPLIGLITEWLDERGEVQQRSADSDLGGTMRLGAQKSELVAGTKTAEVYGSEEIIERHRHRYEMNNRYIPVLEEKGMKISGYSPVQHLVETVEIPAHPWFIAVQFHPEFTSSPRDGHPLFAGFIDAAKKQYQKTK, encoded by the coding sequence ATGACCCATTTTATTTTCGTTACTGGTGGTGTAGTTTCATCACTAGGTAAAGGTATTTCAGCTGCTTCTGTTGCTGCACTTTTAGAAGCTCGTGGTTTAAAAGTGACCATGGTAAAAATGGATCCATACATTAATGTCGATCCAGGGACAATGAGCCCATTCCAGCATGGTGAAGTTTTTGTTACAGAAGATGGTGCTGAAACAGACTTAGACTTGGGTTACTACGAACGTTTCTTGCGTCGTGCGAAAATGACCAAACTAAATAACTTCACATCAGGCCGTGTTTACCAGGATGTTCTAAACAAAGAACGCCGTGGTGACTATCTAGGCGGTACTGTTCAAGTTATTCCACACATTACTGACAATATCAAAGAGCGTGTACTTCGTGCAGGCGAAGGTTATGACGTTGCGATCGTAGAGATCGGCGGTACTGTAGGTGACATTGAATCTCTCCCATTCATGGAATCTGTACGTCAGTTAATGGTTGAACTTGGTCATAAACGTACCATGTTAATGCACTTAACGTTACTCCCATACATTAAGTCTGCAGCAGAATTAAAAACCAAACCAACACAGCACTCTGTTAAAGAACTCCTGTCGATTGGTATTCAGCCAGACATTCTCATCTGTCGTACAGAGTACGATGTAGATGCAGATACTACGCGTAAGATTGCATTATTTACCAACGTTGAAGCACGTGCCGTTGTGGTATGTAAAGACGCACGTTCGATCTACCAGATTCCACGTACATTCTACGAACAAAATGTTGATGATTTAATCTGTGAACGTTTTGGTTATAACGATCTTCCTGAAGCTGATTTAACAGATTGGGATAACGTTGTAGAAGCATTACTGAACCCTGAATACACCGTACGTGTTGCAATGGTCGGTAAATACGTTGAACTTCCAGATGCTTACAAATCTGTCAACGAAGCACTTTTACATGCGGGTATTCAAAACCGTGTGAAAGTTCAGATTGACTACGTAAACGCTGAAGAGCTTGAAGGCCAAGATGTAGCAGAAGTATTGAAAGATGCTGATGCGATTCTAGTTCCTGGTGGTTTCGGTGAGCGCGGTACTGAAGGCAAAATGAAGGCGATTCAGTTCGCACGTGAGAACGGTGTGCCGTTCCTCGGTATTTGCTTGGGTATGCAGTTGGCTGTGATCGAATACGCACGTAATGTTGCTGGTATTGCAGACGCGACCTCGACTGAATTTAACCGTTCAACCAAATCTCCATTGATTGGTTTAATTACTGAATGGTTAGATGAGCGTGGTGAAGTTCAGCAACGTTCTGCTGATTCTGATCTGGGTGGCACGATGCGTTTAGGCGCGCAAAAATCTGAACTGGTTGCAGGGACTAAAACTGCAGAAGTTTATGGTTCTGAAGAAATCATCGAGCGTCACCGTCACCGTTACGAGATGAACAACCGTTATATCCCAGTGCTGGAAGAAAAAGGCATGAAGATTTCTGGTTATTCTCCGGTACAGCATCTGGTAGAAACTGTTGAAATTCCTGCACATCCTTGGTTTATTGCAGTACAATTCCACCCGGAATTTACCAGCTCGCCACGTGATGGTCACCCATTATTTGCAGGTTTCATTGATGCTGCGAAAAAGCAGTACCAAAAAACCAAATAA
- the kdsA gene encoding 3-deoxy-8-phosphooctulonate synthase, with product MSQLKPQEIVRLGDIQMANHLPFVLFGGMNVLESKDLAFEIAETYVDICTRLGIPYVFKASFDKANRSSLNSFRGPGLEKGLEWLADIKKHFNVPIITDVHEPYQAAPVAEVADIIQLPAFLSRQTDLVEAMAKTDAIINIKKAQFLAPHEMRHILHKCLEAGNDKLIICERGSAFGYNNLVVDMLGFDIMKEMNVPVFFDVTHALQTPGGRADSAGGRRAQITTLARAGMATGLAGLFLEAHPDPEKAKCDGPCALRMSQLEPFLAQLKELDTLVKGFEKLDTH from the coding sequence ATGTCGCAATTAAAACCACAAGAAATTGTACGTTTGGGCGATATACAAATGGCAAATCATTTGCCATTTGTATTATTCGGCGGAATGAATGTACTTGAATCTAAAGACCTGGCTTTTGAAATCGCAGAGACTTATGTCGATATCTGTACACGTTTGGGCATTCCTTATGTGTTCAAAGCCAGCTTTGATAAAGCCAACCGTTCAAGCCTGAACTCTTTCCGTGGCCCAGGCCTGGAAAAAGGTCTCGAGTGGTTAGCTGACATTAAAAAACACTTTAATGTGCCGATCATCACCGATGTGCATGAGCCGTATCAAGCGGCTCCTGTTGCAGAAGTGGCAGACATTATTCAATTGCCAGCTTTCTTAAGCCGTCAGACGGATCTTGTGGAAGCCATGGCAAAAACGGATGCGATCATCAACATCAAAAAAGCTCAGTTCCTGGCTCCGCACGAAATGCGCCATATTCTGCATAAGTGTCTGGAAGCTGGAAATGACAAGCTGATTATTTGTGAGCGTGGTTCGGCATTTGGCTATAACAATCTGGTTGTAGATATGCTGGGCTTCGACATCATGAAAGAGATGAATGTGCCGGTGTTCTTTGATGTGACCCATGCCTTACAAACCCCAGGCGGCCGTGCAGATTCTGCCGGTGGTCGTCGTGCGCAAATTACAACGCTTGCGCGTGCGGGTATGGCAACGGGTCTTGCTGGTTTGTTCTTAGAGGCACACCCAGATCCGGAAAAAGCCAAGTGTGATGGTCCATGTGCGCTGCGCATGTCTCAGCTTGAGCCTTTCCTGGCACAGCTAAAAGAATTGGATACCTTGGTCAAAGGTTTCGAAAAGTTAGATACACACTGA
- the rodA gene encoding rod shape-determining protein RodA codes for MIPSQQYRFLRHSLRDGRSINPQDSSRWTKLHLDPWLLCFLVLNAILGLMVVYSATSEDSGMVVRQAISFGIGFVLLFICAQIPPKVYQAISPYLYAFGIFMLLLVFVIGEKRLGATRWITLPGVGSMQPSEVMKFAMPLMMAWYFARKPFPPKFLHIVGALILLGVPFVLVALQPDLNIGLVIPGIFVLFLSGMSWRLIGGAAAAVAVAAPAAWMFVLQEYQKKRITTLFDPESDALGAGWNIIQSKIAIGSGGSTGKGYTEGTQSHLGYLPEHHTDFIMSTYAEEFGFIGVFLLFSLFTAIIIRCLMIGLNSFHNFGRLYAGAMGLTFFFFVFLNSGMVSGILPVTGDPLPLMSYGGTAVISMLAGMGIVMSIHTHR; via the coding sequence ATGATACCTTCACAGCAGTATCGGTTTTTACGTCACTCTTTGCGTGATGGACGTAGTATTAATCCGCAAGATTCATCTCGATGGACCAAGTTGCACCTTGATCCATGGTTATTGTGCTTTCTGGTTCTCAATGCAATTCTGGGTTTAATGGTGGTGTATAGCGCGACCTCCGAAGACTCTGGCATGGTGGTGCGTCAGGCGATCAGTTTCGGGATTGGCTTTGTGCTGCTGTTTATCTGTGCGCAGATTCCACCGAAAGTCTATCAGGCGATTAGTCCATACCTGTATGCCTTTGGCATATTCATGTTGTTGTTGGTCTTTGTGATTGGTGAAAAACGTTTAGGTGCAACCCGCTGGATTACCTTGCCGGGGGTGGGAAGCATGCAACCGAGTGAGGTGATGAAATTTGCCATGCCTTTGATGATGGCCTGGTATTTTGCACGTAAGCCATTTCCTCCCAAATTTTTGCATATTGTCGGGGCTTTGATTTTATTGGGTGTACCATTTGTTTTGGTGGCACTTCAGCCTGACTTGAATATTGGTTTGGTGATTCCCGGTATTTTTGTTCTGTTTTTAAGTGGGATGTCTTGGCGTCTGATTGGTGGTGCAGCAGCGGCGGTAGCTGTGGCAGCTCCGGCTGCATGGATGTTCGTTCTACAAGAGTATCAAAAAAAACGTATTACCACGTTGTTTGATCCGGAGTCAGACGCCTTGGGCGCGGGCTGGAATATTATCCAGTCCAAAATTGCCATTGGTTCAGGCGGTTCCACAGGCAAAGGCTATACCGAAGGTACGCAATCGCATTTGGGTTATCTCCCTGAACATCATACTGACTTTATTATGTCGACTTATGCCGAAGAATTTGGTTTTATCGGTGTTTTTCTGCTGTTTAGTTTATTCACTGCCATTATTATTCGCTGTCTGATGATTGGTTTAAACAGCTTTCATAACTTTGGCCGTTTATATGCTGGAGCCATGGGACTGACTTTTTTCTTCTTTGTATTCTTAAACTCAGGCATGGTGAGCGGGATTTTACCTGTGACCGGAGATCCATTGCCGCTGATGAGTTATGGTGGAACAGCGGTAATTTCCATGCTGGCCGGGATGGGCATTGTGATGTCGATCCATACTCATCGATAA
- a CDS encoding cyd operon YbgE family protein: protein MTEAALEKTVVDKKPNKFAMMISCLLAFPLAAVLLVHPSAMLDANGEYSHSAMMYIMIGISGGFVHGVGFMPHHWFWKWLFSPFLAWPLMIWGYYTWFLS, encoded by the coding sequence ATGACCGAAGCTGCGCTTGAGAAAACCGTTGTAGACAAGAAACCAAACAAATTTGCGATGATGATTTCCTGCCTCCTGGCTTTTCCTCTCGCAGCCGTGTTATTGGTTCATCCTTCTGCAATGCTGGATGCCAATGGTGAATATAGCCACAGTGCCATGATGTATATCATGATTGGTATTTCTGGAGGCTTTGTCCATGGTGTCGGATTTATGCCACACCACTGGTTCTGGAAATGGCTGTTTAGTCCATTTTTAGCTTGGCCTTTAATGATCTGGGGCTATTACACCTGGTTCCTCAGTTAA
- a CDS encoding YheT family hydrolase, with protein MKMLLKKLGQLSSEYLDRFSGADEPTLYYNPNGVFSGLIERLPQLQQKYRPTPWLANAHAHILYFDLIKKRTIKLKYDALEQLKMSDGGITGIAWYGLDLPANTPTIVLLHTITGSPESMRELVRDLHKYTGWRVALCLRRGHADLPMPVPKMNLFGSTQDLREQLLYIQDRFPQSDLYGVGSSAGTGLLVRYLGEEGEQTPLKAAFALCPGYNTETGFANVHPFYSKVMAKKLIKRFIHPYQETWQVCPSWKQLLEVKDLSEFEKLYFELAGFTDYASYTQATNPIYVFESIKIPLMILNAEDDPVCHIRNLEPYKEKIRAMSNIMVITTKKGSHCGFYQGLMQTESWATRLMADYLIHLSRAPATVSA; from the coding sequence CCGAATGGTGTATTTTCAGGACTCATTGAGCGCTTACCGCAGCTGCAACAAAAATATCGTCCTACACCTTGGTTAGCCAATGCACACGCACATATTCTGTATTTCGATTTAATTAAAAAACGTACCATTAAGCTGAAATATGACGCGCTTGAACAGCTGAAAATGTCAGATGGCGGAATTACCGGTATTGCCTGGTATGGACTGGATCTTCCTGCAAATACCCCTACCATTGTTTTATTGCATACGATAACCGGTTCTCCTGAATCAATGCGTGAACTGGTTCGTGATCTGCATAAATATACGGGTTGGCGTGTTGCATTGTGTTTACGCCGTGGTCATGCAGACTTACCCATGCCTGTGCCTAAAATGAACCTGTTTGGTTCAACTCAGGATTTGCGTGAACAACTCTTGTATATACAGGACAGATTTCCTCAGTCCGATCTCTATGGGGTTGGCTCTTCTGCGGGTACGGGATTGTTAGTGCGTTATCTGGGCGAAGAGGGTGAACAAACCCCATTAAAAGCAGCTTTTGCTTTATGTCCTGGCTATAACACTGAAACTGGTTTTGCCAATGTGCATCCGTTTTACAGTAAAGTTATGGCCAAAAAACTGATTAAGCGCTTTATTCATCCTTATCAGGAAACCTGGCAGGTCTGCCCAAGCTGGAAACAGTTATTAGAAGTTAAAGATCTGTCCGAATTTGAAAAACTCTATTTTGAACTGGCCGGATTTACGGATTATGCCAGTTATACCCAGGCAACCAATCCGATTTATGTATTTGAAAGTATCAAAATTCCGCTGATGATTTTAAATGCGGAGGATGATCCGGTTTGTCACATCCGAAATTTAGAACCTTATAAAGAAAAAATTCGGGCGATGTCCAATATTATGGTGATTACCACCAAAAAAGGCAGTCATTGCGGCTTTTATCAGGGCTTGATGCAAACCGAATCTTGGGCTACCCGACTAATGGCAGACTATTTGATTCACTTATCTCGTGCACCGGCAACAGTATCTGCTTAA
- the eno gene encoding phosphopyruvate hydratase, whose product MSQIVDIRAREILDSRGNPTIEADVILASGVVGRACAPSGASTGSREALELRDGDKARYLGKGVKTAVNNVNTLIRDALVGKSVFEQKDIDNTMIALDGTENKEKLGANATLAVSLAAARAAAEEKKIPLFQYIADLRGQTILTMPVPMMNIINGGSHADNNVDIQEFMIEPVGFTSFSEALRAGAEIFHSLKSVLNKKGLNTAVGDEGGFAPNLRSNEEAITVILEAIGQTGYKAGSDIMLALDCASSEFYKNGQYILAGEGNKAFTSNQFSDYLAGLVNQYPIISIEDGLDESDWEGWSYLTSILGDKIQLVGDDLFVTNPKILQRGINEKVGNSILIKYNQIGTLTETLDAIYLAKENGYSTVISHRSGETEDSTIADLAVGTAAGQIKTGSLCRSDRVAKYNQLLRIEELTNAAYRGKAEFKGLN is encoded by the coding sequence ATGAGCCAAATCGTTGACATTCGTGCACGTGAAATTTTGGACTCTCGTGGTAACCCTACCATCGAAGCAGACGTAATCTTAGCATCTGGCGTAGTTGGCCGTGCATGTGCACCATCTGGTGCTTCAACTGGTTCTCGTGAAGCTTTAGAACTTCGTGATGGCGATAAAGCGCGTTACTTAGGTAAAGGCGTTAAAACTGCGGTAAATAACGTAAATACGTTAATCCGTGACGCTTTGGTCGGTAAATCAGTATTCGAACAAAAAGACATCGATAACACGATGATCGCGCTTGACGGTACTGAAAACAAAGAAAAACTAGGTGCAAACGCAACTTTGGCAGTGTCTTTGGCTGCTGCTCGCGCTGCTGCTGAAGAAAAGAAAATTCCTCTTTTCCAATACATCGCAGATCTTCGCGGTCAAACGATTCTAACTATGCCTGTACCAATGATGAACATCATCAATGGTGGTTCACATGCAGACAACAACGTCGATATTCAAGAATTCATGATTGAGCCAGTAGGCTTCACTTCATTCTCTGAAGCGCTACGTGCCGGTGCTGAAATCTTCCATTCACTTAAATCAGTATTAAACAAAAAAGGTTTAAACACTGCGGTAGGTGATGAAGGTGGTTTTGCACCGAACTTACGTTCAAACGAAGAAGCAATCACAGTTATTCTTGAAGCAATTGGTCAAACTGGCTACAAAGCAGGTTCTGACATAATGCTTGCGCTGGATTGTGCATCTTCAGAATTCTACAAAAATGGTCAGTACATTCTTGCAGGTGAAGGCAACAAAGCGTTCACAAGCAACCAGTTCTCTGACTATTTAGCAGGTCTTGTAAACCAATACCCAATTATCTCGATTGAAGATGGTCTGGATGAATCTGACTGGGAAGGCTGGTCTTACCTGACTTCTATTCTTGGTGACAAGATCCAGTTGGTTGGTGACGATTTATTCGTAACGAATCCTAAGATTTTACAACGTGGTATTAATGAGAAAGTTGGTAACTCGATCTTAATCAAATATAACCAAATCGGTACCTTGACTGAAACTTTAGATGCCATCTATCTTGCAAAAGAAAATGGTTACTCTACTGTAATTTCACACCGTTCAGGCGAAACTGAAGATTCAACGATTGCTGATCTTGCAGTAGGTACAGCGGCGGGTCAAATCAAGACTGGTTCACTTTGCCGTTCTGACCGTGTAGCGAAATATAATCAATTACTTCGTATTGAAGAATTGACTAATGCTGCATATCGCGGTAAAGCTGAGTTCAAAGGTTTGAACTAA